From the genome of Methylocystis echinoides:
TGATGGAAGGCGCCCCAGACAACTGCGGCAAGCAGAATGGCGCGCCAGATAAGTTCGCGCGACGCCTCCGACACCAAGACGCCAACGACAGCGCGCGCCGAATGGGAGGAGTAATGCAGGATCGTCTGCGTCAGCAGGAAGAAGGCGGCGGACAATAAAACCGTGTTCGCCACGCCGGGAAAAAACAAGGGCGCGCAGACGACCATCGTCGCTGCGAACAGGACGCCCGAAACGAGCGTCAGCGTCCAACCGAAGCGATAGGCGCCCCATGCCCGCGCATAGTCGCTTCTGCCAGCATATTCGCCGAAGGAGCGCGCGATCAGCGTGTCCTGACCGAAGACGGCGGCCACGGCGAGAAACCCGACCGCGTTGAACCAGATCGCCAGACTGCCGAAGTCGTCGGCCGTCATGGCGCGCGCCGCCAGAGTGAAGACGGCGAGCGTCATCAGCGCCCCAGCGGCCTTTATCGACATGGCGACGATCGCGCCGAACGCGGCCCGTTGCGATTTCAATTGGTCGATCAAAGCCGAGACGCGCGCGCGCATCAATTTGCCCTCGCTTCCCCCATCGGCTTAAGCTATGCCCTTGAGCGGCGCAACCGGTGATCGGAAACTGTGGTTAGTCATAACGGGCGCTGCTCTTGCTGTGTGTAACCAGCGGTTCATTTTTCTGGCGGCTTTTTCATCGCCAAGACGACGCTCGGCGGCCCGCCGACGACGCGCTTATCGATCCATCTGTCACGCCCTCGAAAACCGAGCCCCCTTTGTCGCCATCGCCGCCGCCCCATGCTCCGGAACCGCCGAACGAACTCTCGGGGCGCATCGTCATTCTCGCCAATCCCGCCGCCGGCAGGCGCAATCGAGCGGCCTTGTCACGTCTCGCGGCGGGACTGACGGCTGCGACGCGCCAGGTCGATGTCCTCGAAAGCCCGGGCCCGGGGGACATTCGCCGCCTCGCGCGTGACGTCGACGCCGACTGTCTGCTCGTCGCCGGTGGCGACGGCTCCGTCAATGAAGCCGTCGTCGGCCTCCTGGAACGTCCCGGCGCAAGACCCGTCCTCGGCGTCGTTCCGCAAGGGACGGTTAATATTCTTGCGCGCGAACTCGGCCTGCCGCGCGACATGGCCGCGCTCGCGCGCGCCTATCTGGCAAACAGAAGGGGAAAGCTCCATCTCGGGCTCGCGAACGACCGCCCATTCGTGCTGATGGCCTCCGTGGGTCTCGACGCTGAAGTCGTTCACGCTCTTCGCCCCGAGTTGAAACGCGTCATCGGCCGCGCCGCCTATCTCATCGAGGCCACGCGCCTCGCCTTGCGTAAAGGCCCTCTCCTCGAAATCGAGACCGACGCCGGGCTAGTCGCGGCGAAACTCGCAGTGTTCACGAAATCCAGCCGCTACGGCGGGGATTTCGTCATCGCAAGGAATAGCCGTGTTTTGACGCCGGGGCTGCGGCTCGTCGCGCTCCGCGAGGTCGGGCCGCTCGCGCTTTGCCGGCTGGGGTTTTTCATGATGCTGGGTCGAATCGAAGACAGCGGCCTCGTCGCCACGATCGAGACGCGCCACGCCCATGTGCGCGCCCCGGTCCCGGTCGCAACGCAAGTGGACGGAGACCCGCTCGGCGTCACCCCTCTCCGCGTGCGCGAGGCGGAGGAGACGCTCGACATTCTTCTTCCGTTCGAAGGACCGGAGCCATGAATATGCTACCGCTCCGCGTCCCGTGGATTCGTCTGGCGATCGCCGCCGCCTATGTCACGCTGGCCCCGGCGCTGATGTTGATGAAGTGGGACGGCGTCTATTTTACGCGCATGATCGCCGTCAGCGGTTTCAACGCGATTCTCACAGCCCTTATCTGCGCCGCCGTCGTCACCCTCAGAAACGACCTTGCGCGCAAAACTTTTTACACTTTGCTCGGAACGTCTTTCGTCGTCTACGCGCTGGTCGTCTTTTATTACGTGCTCGTCTACGACGAAATGATTGGCGTTGCGGCGGCGAGCGCAGTTATCGACTCGAACCCCACAGGCTATCGGGAATATTTGAGCGCCTTCCTGGATCCGGCGTCGTCGATGCGCGCGATAGCGCTGGCGCTGCCCATCGCCGTCGCCGTCACGATTGGCCCCAAGAAGATGACGCTCGAGAACTCCCTGGCGCGAACCATTCTCGTCGTCGCCGCCATCGGCCTGGCGGCTGCGGGCTACACAAAGGAGTTCATCCGAAAGAACAGCCTCTATTTCGTTGTCACGACGAGCTTCGCGGAGGTCGTCGCCAGCAAGAAGGAGGTCGTCGAAACGGTCAAGAGGTTTGGAGATCGCAAGCCTTTGGGCGTCGTCAATCACGACGCGCGCCGCCGGGTGCATGTGCTGGTTCTCGGCGAGACGGCGACGCGCCGTCATATGTCGCTTTACGGATACGACCGGCCAACCAATCCGCTGCTCGAAGCGATCCGCGACAAGCTCTTGGTCGTCGCCGACGCCTGCTCGTCGCGCGGAGCGACCGCGCCCGCGCTTCAGGAACTCATGAGCTTCGCCAATCGCGAGGACGCGACGCCGCTTTTCACGCAGCCCAGTTTTCTCGAAACTTTGAAGGCGGCCGGATACCGCACCTATTGGCTGTCGAACCAGCCCAACGCCGGGCTTCTTGCGACCTGGGCCACGATCTTCGCGGCCGCAGCCGAAGTGCGCACGCTCGTCAACGCGAATGGCGGCACAGACGAAGCGAGCCGTATGGATACGAGAAGCTATGACGAAAAGCTTCTCGCGCCCTTCGACGCCGCGCTGTCAGAGCCCGGAGACGCCAAATTCATCCTCGTGCATCTCATGGGGTCACATGCAGCCTATGAGCTGCGCTATCCGCCGTCCTACGCGGTCTTCGGCGCCGACGGGCCCGGCGCGCCGCCTGAAAAGCCCGGCTCGTTTCTCGACTTCTGGCGCAAGAAGTCCGCCGACGTCGACGCCTATGACAACAGCATGCTTTACAATGATTTCGTGCTTCATAGGCTGATCGAGAGAGCGAGCGCTGGCGACGTCGATACGCTCACTTATCTCTCCGACCATGGCGAGGGCCTCGGAGAGAACGGCGGCGCGCGCGATCACCATGACGGCTCGACGGTTCGCCAGGTGTATGAAATTCCGTTGTTCTTCCATGTCGGCGCCCGCTTCTCCGTCGACCGCCCGGAGACCGTCGACCGGATGAAGGCCGCGCTCGATCGGCCCTTCCAGTCGGACCGCCTCACGCATACGCTT
Proteins encoded in this window:
- a CDS encoding diacylglycerol kinase family protein → MSPSPPPHAPEPPNELSGRIVILANPAAGRRNRAALSRLAAGLTAATRQVDVLESPGPGDIRRLARDVDADCLLVAGGDGSVNEAVVGLLERPGARPVLGVVPQGTVNILARELGLPRDMAALARAYLANRRGKLHLGLANDRPFVLMASVGLDAEVVHALRPELKRVIGRAAYLIEATRLALRKGPLLEIETDAGLVAAKLAVFTKSSRYGGDFVIARNSRVLTPGLRLVALREVGPLALCRLGFFMMLGRIEDSGLVATIETRHAHVRAPVPVATQVDGDPLGVTPLRVREAEETLDILLPFEGPEP
- a CDS encoding phosphoethanolamine transferase, which codes for MNMLPLRVPWIRLAIAAAYVTLAPALMLMKWDGVYFTRMIAVSGFNAILTALICAAVVTLRNDLARKTFYTLLGTSFVVYALVVFYYVLVYDEMIGVAAASAVIDSNPTGYREYLSAFLDPASSMRAIALALPIAVAVTIGPKKMTLENSLARTILVVAAIGLAAAGYTKEFIRKNSLYFVVTTSFAEVVASKKEVVETVKRFGDRKPLGVVNHDARRRVHVLVLGETATRRHMSLYGYDRPTNPLLEAIRDKLLVVADACSSRGATAPALQELMSFANREDATPLFTQPSFLETLKAAGYRTYWLSNQPNAGLLATWATIFAAAAEVRTLVNANGGTDEASRMDTRSYDEKLLAPFDAALSEPGDAKFILVHLMGSHAAYELRYPPSYAVFGADGPGAPPEKPGSFLDFWRKKSADVDAYDNSMLYNDFVLHRLIERASAGDVDTLTYLSDHGEGLGENGGARDHHDGSTVRQVYEIPLFFHVGARFSVDRPETVDRMKAALDRPFQSDRLTHTLLDLYAIEAPQRRQEWSLFSADYRPPPRFCDSLAKVPDVASIRGP